The following are encoded together in the Microtus pennsylvanicus isolate mMicPen1 chromosome 8, mMicPen1.hap1, whole genome shotgun sequence genome:
- the LOC142855586 gene encoding translation machinery-associated protein 7-like produces the protein MSDEEGGKNKPLKQPKKQAKEMVKEDKAFKQKPKEEQKKLEELKAKAVGKGPLATGGIKKSGKK, from the coding sequence ATGTCGGACGAGGAAGGTGGCAAAAATAAGCCCCTGAAACAGCCCAAGAAGCAGGCCAAGGAAATGGTCAAGGAAGATAAGGCTTTCAAGCAGAAACCTAAAGAGGAGCAGAAGAAACTCGAGGAGCTAAAAGCCAAGGCCGTGGGGAAGGGACCCCTGGCCACAGGTGGAATTAAGAAATCCGGCAAAAAGTAA